GAATGGTCTGTTCTCGGTCGAGATCGGAACCGGCACTGCGGTCACGGGCACATTCGCGACCATCAACTTCTCGACCTACGATCTGTATCTCGGAATCCAGGTTGGCACCGATCCCGAAATGGCGCCCAAGATTCACTTCGGCGTCGTGCCCTATGCGATGACGGCGAAAGACTCACCTGGGCTCGCCTCGAATCACAGCACCAGCTTCACGAATTTCCCGACCACCGGCGCGGCAGTCGCCCTGGTCGGCGCCACGATCACGGTTCCGACCGCCGGCTATATCATGGTCATTGCCGGAGGGCAGATCTACGCGCCCGCTGGATTCAGCACCGCGATGTGGATCAGCGAGGCGGCCGGCGGGAGCTTCGACAGCAATGACTATGGCGACGTCTCGAATCCGAACGGGGCTCAATTCTTCCAGTACGAGCGACATCGCGTCTACTCGAAAGGGCCCGGCACCTACACCTTCTATCTGAACGGGTCGGCGACGGTGGCCGGTGCCTATCTGTGGCAGCCGACGATGACAGCGTTCTTCATTCCCACGGCAATGGGCTCGGTCGCGCCTGTCCCGACCGTTCCGGCCGCGGCCCGCCAGCCGGCCGACCCGACGCGGTGAGCCGGGCATGATCACGATGAATTCGCCACGAGCCCACGACGGGAATCGGGGGTCCGCATGAGATCCAGGATGGCGGTGAGCGCCGCTCTGCTGCTGCTCGCGACGGCTTGGCATGCGTCGTCGCTCGCTCAGGTGACAAGCACCAATTTCAAGCTGACGGGTGACGTCGGAAGCGGCGGCCTCGGCACCTCGACCAGTTACCGGTTGTTCGGCACGCAGCCCTCGAATCCCGCGGGTCGCACCACGTCGCCCGCGAACGATCTCTTTTCGGGATTCGTTCGCGCGATCGGCTTCTCGCACATGGACACCGTGCGCTATTCGACCAAGGCCGGGAAATTCGCGCTGGTGGCGTTTCCGCTCAAGCGCACCAACAACGCGCCCACCTCAGTGCTGCCCGGGCTCGGAGCCTACAACAACACCGTGTGGCGACTCGGACACTTCGACACCGCCAATAACAAGTACCTGGAGCCCGGTTCGACCGGCATCACCACCATCAGCAACGGTCTCGGCTACTGGCTGATCACGGCGGGAGCGAACAACAACAGCCTGCTCGACGTCGGGCTCCCCGTGGTCGAACTTCCCTTCCTCGGAGCGGCCGGCGCCTATCCGCTGGCCAATGGCCCATCGGCCGCGCCGGGCTGGAACCAGATGGGCAATCCGTTCCAGTATCCGATCGACGTCTCGCACGTGTGGGTGACCGACAACGCGACCTTCGCCGGCCCAGTCGGGAACGGCGGCAACACGCTCACCGATCACACCATCAAGGTCTGGAACGACACCTCCTCGACGTACGAAGACGCGGCGACCATCAACGGCCGGCAAGGCTTCTGGGTCCACAAGACCAGCACCGCCGCGGTCAACATGATCTTCTTTGCCGGCGGGAGCACCTATGGAGTCCCGGCGCCGGGGCTGGAGGCGGGCGGTTCGAGCGCCGACCTGTCCTCGAACGCCCCGGTCGCGGTCGGGCTCTCGTCGAACGCTCCGGTCGCGCAGTGGGCGGTCTCGCTCACCGCCCGCCAGGGCGATCGCTCTTCCGAGCCCATGGTGATGGGAGCGGCTGCGGTCGCGGCCGGTCAATGGAATTCCCTGTGCGAAGCGCTTGCACCCGCTCCACCCGATTTCGAGCCGCTGACGCTGCGCCAGACGCGCACCGACTGGGGGCGATTCTCCGGCGACTACACGCGGGTGTTCCAGCCGGAGTCCGATCACATGAGCTGGGATTTCACCGTGTCTGGCGCCGAATCGCCGGGCGAGTTGAATCTCCGCGTCGAGTCTCAGGGTCTGCCGGCCGGGACGCGGCTCTGGCTCACCGATCGTGCCACCGGTGCGCGGCAGGAAATGGCGCCGAGCGGTTCCTTCACGCTGCCGGCGTTCGCGGACGCCCACGACTATCGAATCGAAGCGATCGGCGGGAGCGCGTCACAGCCCTCGGCGAATCTCGCCGATGAGTTCATGCGGGCATATCCGAATCCCTTCCGCGCCTCGACCGGGCTCAACTTCGCGCTGGCCCGCACCGGCGACGTGAGCGTGGACATCTTCGACCTGCAAGGCCGGCGCGTGCGTTCGCTCGAGCGCCGCGGACTTGCTGCGGGGGAGCACGTGCTGGTGTGGGACGGCCGTGACGCGAGCGGCAACCTCGCCGGCAGCGGCGTCTATCTCACTCGCTGGCGCGCCGGTGAGCTGAGCGGCAGCGGGCGACTGGTCAAGATCGACTGACGAGCTTCGAGCCTCGAGCCCCGCGCGAGCCGATTCGCGCGGGGTCTTTTTTTCGCCCGGAATCCACGCCAATCTCCGGCCAGGGCCCCGCCGTCTTGCCGGCTTCGCTCCGCGCCCCCTATTCTCATTTCCTTCTGGCCGGCTCCCCGCCCTGGAATCCCGCGGCATGCCGGTCTTCGAGCATTCCACGGCGGAGTCGCGATTCCTGATGGAAAAGGATTTCGGCGCGTACGAGCTGCGCGACCGCATCGGCAAGGGCGGCATGGCCTGGGTCTACCTGGCCGTGCAGAAGAACCTCGACCGGCCGGTGGCCTTGAAGATCCTCTTCCCGCATCTGGCCGAGGACGACGCGCTGGTGGCGCGCTTCCAGCTCGAGGCCAAGTCCGCGGCGGCCATGCGCCACGAGAACGTCTGCCAGGTCTACGACTTCGGGCGCCACGGCGATCAGTTCTACATCGCCATGGAGTACGTCGAAGGGAAGAACCTGCGCGAGTGGATCGACGCGCACGGAGCGCCGCCGCTCGAGATCGCGCTGCTCATGCTGCGCGACATCTGCCGCGGGCTCGAGCACGCCCACCGCCGCAACATCATCCATCGCGACATCAAGCCGTCCAACGTGATGTTCACGCCCGACGGCGTGATCAAGCTCATGGACTTTGGCCTGGCGCGCCGCGTCGAGGACCGCAGCGGCATCACCATGTACGGCGCGATGCTCGGCACTCCGGCCTACATGTCGCCCGAGCAGGCGCGCGGCGAGAAGCTCGAGCGCCCCACCACCGACATCTTTTCGTTCGGCATCGTCTGCTACGAGCTGCTCGGAGGCCTGCGGCCGTTTCAGGGCGACAGTTCCTCGGTGGCGCGCGCGATCATGTACGCCGAGCCGCGCCCGCTCGACGCGCTCGATCCGCTGGTGCCGCCGATCGTCGAAGCCATGATTCGCCGCATGCTCGAGAAGAACGTCGAGCAACGCGTGCAGAGCGTGGCCGAGGTGCGACACGCCTTCGATGCCGCGATCCAGGAGCTTGGCATTCCGCACGAGCGCGAACTGCTCGCCGACTTCGCCGCCGATCCTGCGGCGGTCGGCTCGGTGTTGCGCGCGCGCCGGCTGACGCGCCATCTCGAGCGCGTTCACGAGGCCGAAGCCCGCAATGACGCGACCGCGCTGCTGCGCGAATGGCGCTGCGTGCTCTACCTCGATCCTGATCACAAGGAAGCCGCGGAATACGTCCGCAAGCACGACGTGCCGGGCCCGCTCGGAGGCGCCGCGCCGGCCGACGAGCTCGAGCACACCATGCTGTGGACTCCGGAATCGCGGCCGATCACGCCGCCGCCGACTTCACGGACCCCGTCGATCGCGCCCGACGCGCCGACGCTTCCGCCCGCTCCCTCGGTCTCGCGCCCGCCGGGGACCGCTTCTCGCGCCCCCGGCTCGACTGTGCCACCGGTGTTCCCCGAAGCTCCGCCCGAGCAGACCATGGTGCTCGACCCGTCGCGCTCATCGGCGGTGGCGCCCCCGAGCGCGCCCCCGCCGCCCGCAGCTCCGCCGCCGCCCGCGGGGCCACCATCCGCGCCTCCGCCTCCCGCGCCCCGCGAGCCAGTGCCCGCCGCCGCGGCGCCGCGGAGGAAGCCGCCTGCACCGGCGAAGCCGGCGGCGAAGACCCCGCCGCTCCTCATTCCGGGAGTGGTGGCGCTGCTGGTGGTCGTCGCCGGCGCCATCTTCCTGTTCTCGCCACACAAGAGCACGCCACCCGCGACGCCTTCGGGCCCGCCGGTGCCGGGTTCGCCGGTCGGCGCTCCCGGGAGCGAGGCGCCGCCGGCGGCGCCGTCTGCCGGATCGGGTGTCACCACGGCCGCGCTCACCGTGACCGCCGAGCCACGCGACGCGCAGGTGATCGTGGATGGCGGCCAGCCGCAGTCGGTGCCGGCGCGGTTCGGCGAGCTGACCACCGGTGCCCACACGATTCGCGTGCTGCGCGACAGCTTCCAGACCGCGCGGCGCGTGGTGCATCTCGCCGCCGGACAGGACACCCTGGTCGCGGTCAAGCTCAAGCCGATCGAGAAAGGGGCTCGCGAGGTGCTGGCGCTGCGGATCGCGACCGATCCTCCCGACGCGACCGTGGCGCTCGACGGGGAGGCGCCGCAGACCGCACCCGCCACCTATCGCAACGTCACGGCCGGCGAACACACCGTGGAGGCGAAGCGTGAAGGTTTCGCGAGCCAGCTGCTGGCGTTCACGGTGCGTGCTCAGGCCGAGACCACCGTGACGCTCAAGCTCGTGCCGCAACGCGCGGGACCGGCCCGGTCGGTGACGGTGCGCACGCGTCCCAACGGCGGCATGGTCACGGTCGACGATCTGGGTGCCCGTCACGAGCCCGGGCGGTTCGAGGGGCTGCATCCGGGCCTCCATCGCGCGCGCGCTTCGCTCAGCGGCTTCGCCGATGTCGATTTGAGCTTTGCGCTCTCGGGTCAGCGAGACACCACGGTGACGCTGCAGTTCGCCGGACCGCCGAGCACGCCGGCGGGCGCCACCGCCACGCTCAACGTCTGGCTGCGACCGGCGGGCACGGTGCTGCTCGACCGGGCCCCGGTCCGGACCGACGTCGAGTCACTGCAGGTGGTGCTGCAGGCCGACCGCGAGTACCTGGTCGGGCTCCAGCCCAAGTGGGGCGGAAGCTTCGTGAGCGAGCCGGTGAAGTTGAAGGCCGGGCAGACGCGCCTGTTCGGCTACGACTTTCGCCCCGGCATGGCACGCATCGACGTGGCCGTGACCGGCGGGCCCCCGGCCGAGATCCTGCTGGACGGAAAGCCGAGCGGCCTCCAGACCCCGAATACCCTGTTCGTGAACCCGGGCAGCCACAAGATCGTGGTGGCCCTCGACGGCTGGACGACCCGGGAGGGGGTTCAGAGCTTCAAGCTCAAGGGCGGACAGGCGCGCGCGCTCAGCTTCACGCTCGCGCGTCCTTGAGCGCTGTGCCCCAAGCCCTTGACGCCACCCGGCTTGCCGCCTAGTGTGCCGGCCATGTGCGCCCGCGCCTTGATGTCGCGCAGTGCGTTGGCACCAATCGCTGCCTTGTGCCTGTTGGGAACCAGCTGCGCCAAGGTGCCGCTGGTGGGCGGCAAGCCGGCGATTCAGCTCAGTCTCGAGGCCTCGGACCAGTGCAACACCTGCGGCAAGGCCAGCGCGCAACCGCTCGAGTTCGCGGTGATTCAGGTCACCGATGCCTCGGCCATCACCGGAACCTCCCTGGTCCAGATCTGGGGCAAGGAGAAGGCGCTCTTCGGCGACGCGTTGCTCACGCGCGACACCGGTTTCATCGATCCAAAGGCCAAGCAGGAATTCAGCTACGAGCGCAACGCCAAGGCCAAAGCGGTGATCGTGATCGGCAATTTCTGTCAGCCCGAGGGCACCTGCTGGTACGTTCTTCAGCCGCTCTCGAAGGGATCCCACCTCAAGTTGAGGGCGGAAGCGTCCTGTCTGGCGGTCGCGAAGAAGTGAAGCGCTGACAGGTCGCGGAGACTCCCATGAGCCGGCATCAGGCGGTGGTGTGGAGTGAGGGGCTGCTGCTCACGCCCCAGCATTTCCAGCAGTCCGATCTCGCGGTCCATCACCTGGTCGCCGAGCGCTTCCGCGCCGCGCAGGACTTCGAGTTCGGATTCACGCATCTCGAGATCGACCGCGAGGCATTGCGCAACGGCCGGCTGGCGCTGCTCGCCGCCCGAGGCGTGCTGCCTGATGGGACGCCCTTCTCGGCGCCCGAAGACGATCCGCTGCCCCAGTCGCGCGACATCGCCAGCCATTTCGAGGCGCGCCAGGAGACCCTGCCGGTGCATCTGGGGCTGCCTTCGATCCGCCCCGGCCGCGCGATGCTGGCGGGCGGCGGCAGCGACGGCGTGCCGCCGCGCTACCTGACCGACACGCTCGATCTGCCCGACGCCAACACCGGCCTCGACGAGCGTCCGGTAACCACCGCGCGCCGCAACCTGCGCCTGCTGTTCCCCGACGATGCGCTCGGCGACCACGATCATCTGCAGATGGCGGAGCTCGGCCGGACTTCCGACAGCAACTTCGTGTTGCGCGAGAGCTATGTGCCGGCGAGTCTCACGGTCGGCGCATCGGACGCCCTCATGCGCCAGCTGCGGGCCGAGTTCGAGATGCTGATCGCCACCGGCAACAGCCTGGCCGAAAAACGCCGTCAGCGCGGCAGCGCCGCCGATTTTGCCGACACCGACGCGGCCAAGTTCTTCCAGCTCGGCGTGGTGAACGGCTTCATTCCCCAGATCGCGCACGTGCTGGCGCACCCGCGCATTCATCCCGAGCGTGTCTACCTGATGCTCGCGAGCCTGATGGCGCAGCTCTGCACGCTGGTCTCGGAGCCGCATCCGAAAGACCTTCCACCCTACGATCACGCGGCGCTGGGGCGCACGTTCGAAGGGCTCGACAAGGAGCTGCGCAAGCTGCTCGAAGTGCGCATGGACGACAAGACGCTGCGCATCGACCTGCAGCGTAAGGACAGCTCGCTCTACTTCGGCCAGATCGTGGACCTGCGCGCGCTCGAGTCGAGCTCGAGCATGTTCCTCGGGGTCAAGGCCGACGCCGAGGAGCAGCGCCTGATCAATGAAGTGCCCTACAAGGTCAAGATCGCCTCGCAGGACAAGATCGACTACCTGATCGCCAACGCCCTGCGCGGCGTGGTGGTGAACTACCAGCGCATGACGCCGACCACGCTGTCCACCAAGGGCAACTATCTGTACTTCCAGCTCGACACCGGGGGCGACGCGTTCGAAACCGTGCGCGCGGCCAAGAACATCGCGATCTTCCTGCCGCCCGACTATCCCGGGCTGACCATCGAGCTGTTGGGGTTGCGCGCCTAGGATGGGTGTTCGCAACCGAGGAATTCGCGGCGCGCGCGGCCGCGGCGGCAGATCCTCCCGCGGCGGCGACGAGACCATCGTCTTCGATCCGCCGCAGCGTCGCGGCGGCAGTGGACGGCGTGGCGACGGCGAGCCGCCCTCGGGCGGTCGCGTGCGACTCGTCGATCTCTGCTCGGACTGGCTGAGCATGATCGTGGTCATGCGCCAGAGCCCCGATGGCCGCCTCGACTCGAACGCGATCCGCGCCCGCACGCTCGAGCTAAGGGGCCGCCTCGAGCAGGATGGCGCGCGCAATGCGATCATGCCCGCCGACGTCGAGGCCGCGGTGTTCGCGCTGGTCGTGTTCCTCGACGAGACCGCGCTGCGCGCCGGCGGTCCGTTGCGCGACGCCTGGGTGGCGCGGCCGCTGCAGCTCGAGTGGTTCGGCACCAACGTCGGCGGCGACGAATTCTTCAGCCGGCTCGACACCATGCGTCGCGAGCGCGAGAACCGGATCGAGGCGATCGAGGTCTACGCCTGCTGTCTGGCGTTCGGCTTCCTCGGCCGCTTCGGGCTCTCGGGCCCCGAGCGCGTCAAGAACCTGCTCACCGAGGTCGAGCGCGACATCGCGGCAGTGCGCGGCACCGGCCGCCGCGCGCTGGCCCCGCACGCCGCCCGCCCCGACGACGGCGGCAGCGAGGTCACCGGCCGCTTCCCGCTGTGGGTGGCGCTGGCGGTGTTCGTGCCGGCGCTGGTGCTGGTGTTCCTGCTGCTCAAGCTGTTCGCGGTGATCGGCGCGCAGCACGACGCCGGGGTGATCGCGCGGCTCGCCGGGGGCGGCTCGTGAACTTCCTGAAGCGCTACATGCAGCCGCCGGTCTACATCGGCGCGGGTGCGGTCGGAGCGAGCGCGGCGACCATCGCGGTATTCAACATCTTCAAGTGGTCGCTGCTGCTCGCGTTGCTCGTGATCCTCGTCCTGGTGATGGTCGCGGTGATCTTCATCCTGCTG
This genomic stretch from Candidatus Sulfotelmatobacter sp. harbors:
- a CDS encoding serine/threonine-protein kinase; the encoded protein is MPVFEHSTAESRFLMEKDFGAYELRDRIGKGGMAWVYLAVQKNLDRPVALKILFPHLAEDDALVARFQLEAKSAAAMRHENVCQVYDFGRHGDQFYIAMEYVEGKNLREWIDAHGAPPLEIALLMLRDICRGLEHAHRRNIIHRDIKPSNVMFTPDGVIKLMDFGLARRVEDRSGITMYGAMLGTPAYMSPEQARGEKLERPTTDIFSFGIVCYELLGGLRPFQGDSSSVARAIMYAEPRPLDALDPLVPPIVEAMIRRMLEKNVEQRVQSVAEVRHAFDAAIQELGIPHERELLADFAADPAAVGSVLRARRLTRHLERVHEAEARNDATALLREWRCVLYLDPDHKEAAEYVRKHDVPGPLGGAAPADELEHTMLWTPESRPITPPPTSRTPSIAPDAPTLPPAPSVSRPPGTASRAPGSTVPPVFPEAPPEQTMVLDPSRSSAVAPPSAPPPPAAPPPPAGPPSAPPPPAPREPVPAAAAPRRKPPAPAKPAAKTPPLLIPGVVALLVVVAGAIFLFSPHKSTPPATPSGPPVPGSPVGAPGSEAPPAAPSAGSGVTTAALTVTAEPRDAQVIVDGGQPQSVPARFGELTTGAHTIRVLRDSFQTARRVVHLAAGQDTLVAVKLKPIEKGAREVLALRIATDPPDATVALDGEAPQTAPATYRNVTAGEHTVEAKREGFASQLLAFTVRAQAETTVTLKLVPQRAGPARSVTVRTRPNGGMVTVDDLGARHEPGRFEGLHPGLHRARASLSGFADVDLSFALSGQRDTTVTLQFAGPPSTPAGATATLNVWLRPAGTVLLDRAPVRTDVESLQVVLQADREYLVGLQPKWGGSFVSEPVKLKAGQTRLFGYDFRPGMARIDVAVTGGPPAEILLDGKPSGLQTPNTLFVNPGSHKIVVALDGWTTREGVQSFKLKGGQARALSFTLARP
- a CDS encoding FlgD immunoglobulin-like domain containing protein — its product is MRSRMAVSAALLLLATAWHASSLAQVTSTNFKLTGDVGSGGLGTSTSYRLFGTQPSNPAGRTTSPANDLFSGFVRAIGFSHMDTVRYSTKAGKFALVAFPLKRTNNAPTSVLPGLGAYNNTVWRLGHFDTANNKYLEPGSTGITTISNGLGYWLITAGANNNSLLDVGLPVVELPFLGAAGAYPLANGPSAAPGWNQMGNPFQYPIDVSHVWVTDNATFAGPVGNGGNTLTDHTIKVWNDTSSTYEDAATINGRQGFWVHKTSTAAVNMIFFAGGSTYGVPAPGLEAGGSSADLSSNAPVAVGLSSNAPVAQWAVSLTARQGDRSSEPMVMGAAAVAAGQWNSLCEALAPAPPDFEPLTLRQTRTDWGRFSGDYTRVFQPESDHMSWDFTVSGAESPGELNLRVESQGLPAGTRLWLTDRATGARQEMAPSGSFTLPAFADAHDYRIEAIGGSASQPSANLADEFMRAYPNPFRASTGLNFALARTGDVSVDIFDLQGRRVRSLERRGLAAGEHVLVWDGRDASGNLAGSGVYLTRWRAGELSGSGRLVKID
- a CDS encoding DotU family type IV/VI secretion system protein, whose amino-acid sequence is MGVRNRGIRGARGRGGRSSRGGDETIVFDPPQRRGGSGRRGDGEPPSGGRVRLVDLCSDWLSMIVVMRQSPDGRLDSNAIRARTLELRGRLEQDGARNAIMPADVEAAVFALVVFLDETALRAGGPLRDAWVARPLQLEWFGTNVGGDEFFSRLDTMRRERENRIEAIEVYACCLAFGFLGRFGLSGPERVKNLLTEVERDIAAVRGTGRRALAPHAARPDDGGSEVTGRFPLWVALAVFVPALVLVFLLLKLFAVIGAQHDAGVIARLAGGGS
- the tssJ gene encoding type VI secretion system lipoprotein TssJ, whose product is MSRSALAPIAALCLLGTSCAKVPLVGGKPAIQLSLEASDQCNTCGKASAQPLEFAVIQVTDASAITGTSLVQIWGKEKALFGDALLTRDTGFIDPKAKQEFSYERNAKAKAVIVIGNFCQPEGTCWYVLQPLSKGSHLKLRAEASCLAVAKK
- the tssK gene encoding type VI secretion system baseplate subunit TssK, producing the protein MSRHQAVVWSEGLLLTPQHFQQSDLAVHHLVAERFRAAQDFEFGFTHLEIDREALRNGRLALLAARGVLPDGTPFSAPEDDPLPQSRDIASHFEARQETLPVHLGLPSIRPGRAMLAGGGSDGVPPRYLTDTLDLPDANTGLDERPVTTARRNLRLLFPDDALGDHDHLQMAELGRTSDSNFVLRESYVPASLTVGASDALMRQLRAEFEMLIATGNSLAEKRRQRGSAADFADTDAAKFFQLGVVNGFIPQIAHVLAHPRIHPERVYLMLASLMAQLCTLVSEPHPKDLPPYDHAALGRTFEGLDKELRKLLEVRMDDKTLRIDLQRKDSSLYFGQIVDLRALESSSSMFLGVKADAEEQRLINEVPYKVKIASQDKIDYLIANALRGVVVNYQRMTPTTLSTKGNYLYFQLDTGGDAFETVRAAKNIAIFLPPDYPGLTIELLGLRA